One genomic segment of Arachis duranensis cultivar V14167 chromosome 4, aradu.V14167.gnm2.J7QH, whole genome shotgun sequence includes these proteins:
- the LOC127746600 gene encoding uncharacterized protein LOC127746600, whose amino-acid sequence MEESINQDLPRNNNAENNSASNERSLPPASNENQSQTYSVRGKTDPAWRYVALQNINGKSHYQCLFCLSTFGGGGINRMKKHLAKIGGDIKKCSKVPYDVKKQMEGLLKEVQKSKTSKRKVSFNEEGTDECEDAIDEAIAQEEQQTLSQLPTKEALHEVDKRVARWLLDCKIPFNAVISPFFQDMLDGVAGYGPGYIGPSYDSLRVNLLADLKRECQMVVDSYRSAWKETGCTLMADGWTDQRQRMLINFLVYCSKGLCFVKSVDASSMVKNASSLCDLFSEVIEWIGPDNVVHVVTDNAANYVAAGRLINKKFENIHWSPCAAHCLNLILKDISSMPHISSLATRASKITVFVYNHTVFLSWLRQKDNWKEIVRPGPTRFATVFLTLMSIFERKSELQQLVVDTHFTGHKLGRSANDRTVSAIILDNKFWDDCFTVCQIVSPLIKLLRFVDADDKPSLGIVYEGMLRESPDVMRALLDLVTLHCKVNNLDSVEAMKEIHLYKDRKESFDRPEAVPATKKFQPDEWWRLFGSSAPCLQKIAVHILSQASASSGCERNWSLFDQIHTTRRNRLEHDRLSDIVYVTYNLRLKSRKQKSQYDPIDIETIDKVDFWVTEEVVEKEPDLPSNIEDLFHEIDVDLDQGGGGGSTSTFYAAPLAFSGPSSGNEGDEINDANLQQIMEDFDG is encoded by the exons ATGGAAGAAAGTATCAACCAAGACCTACCTAGGAATAATAATGCTGAAAATAACTCTGCTTCGAATGAACGTTCTCTTCCTCCCGCGAGTAACGAAAATCAATCACAAACTTATAGTGTTCGGGGGAAAACTGATCCTGCTTGGAGATACGTTGCTTTACAGAATATAAATGGAAAATCGCATTACCAATGTTTATTTTGTCTGAGTACTTTTGGGGGCGGGGGAATTAATAGAATGAAAAAGCATTTGGCGAAGATAGGTGGAGACATTAAGAAGTGTTCTAAGGTCCCGTATGATGTAAAAAAACAAATGGAAGGTTTATTGAAAGAGGTTCAGAAAAGTAAAACTAGTAAAAGGAAAGTAAGTTTCAATGAAGAGGGTACCGATGAGTGTGAGGATGCAATTGATGAAGCAATAGCGCAAGAGGAACAACAAACTCTGAGTCAGTTACCAACTAAGGAG GCGCTTCATGAAGTTGATAAGCGAGTGGCTAGATGGCTTTTGGATTGTAAGATTCCTTTCAATGCGGTTATATCACCTTTTTTTCAAGATATGTTGGATGGTGTAGCTGGCTATGGGCCTGGTTATATAGGTCCTTCTTATGACTCTTTGAGGGTTAACTTATTAGCTGATCTCAAAAGGGAGTGTCAAATGGTTGTTGATAGCTATAGGTCTGCTTGGAAAGAAACTGGATGTACTCTCATGGCTGATGGTTGGACAGATCAAAGACAAAGAATGttgattaattttttggtttattgttCGAAAGGGTTGTGCTTTGTGAAATCTGTAGATGCTTCAAGTATGGTTAAAAATGCTTCTAGCTTGTGTGACTTGTTTTCAGAGGTGATTGAATGGATTGGACCTGATAATGTTGTTCATGTAGTAACCGATAATGCTGCGAATTATGTTGCTGCTGGTAGGCTTATTaataagaaatttgaaaatattcacTGGTCACCTTGTGCTGCTCATTGCTTGAATCTTATTCTAAAAGATATAAGCAGCATGCCACATATTTCTAGCCTTGCAACACGTGCTTCAAAGATTACTGTGTTTGTATATAATCATACGGTGTTCTTGTCCTGGCTAAGACAAAAAGATAATTGGAAGGAGATTGTTCGTCCAGGTCCAACTCGTTTTGCCACTGTCTTCCTCACATTGATGAGTATCTTTGAGCGCAAATCGGAATTACAACAATTGGTTGTTGATACACACTTTACCGGACACAAATTAGGAAGGAGTGCTAATGATAGAACTGTGAGTGCAATTATCTTAGACAATAAATTTTGGGATGATTGTTTTACTGTATGCCAAATTGTGAGTCCGTTGATTAAATTGCTGAGGTTTGTAGATGCCGATGATAAACCATCATTGGGAATTGTTTATGAAGGTATGCTGAG AGAATCACCTGATGTCATGCGAGCTTTACTTGATCTTGTTACATTGCATTGCAAGGTTAATAATTTAGATTCAGTTGAGGCAATGAAAGAAATACACTTATATAAAGATCGAAAGGAAAGCTTTGATAGGCCTGAAGCTGTTCCAGctacaaaaaaatttcaacctg ATGAATGGTGGAGGTTGTTTGGTAGTTCTGCTCCATGTTTACAAAAAATTGCAGTTCACATTCTTAGCCAAGCATCTGCTTCTTCAGGATGTGAAAGGAATTGGAGTCTTTTTGATCAAATTCATACAACAAGAAGGAATAGATTGGAGCATGATAGGCTAAGTGATATTGTGTATGTTACATATAATTTGCGTCTTAAATCCAG aaagcaaaagtcGCAATATGATCCAATCGATATTGAAACTATTGATAAGGTTGATTTTTGGGTGACGGAAGAGGTTGTTGAAAAAGAGCCTGATCTTCCAAGTAATATTGAAGACTTGTTTC atgagATTGATGTTGATTTAGAtcaaggtggtggtggtggtagtacTAGTACATTTTATGCTGCACCACTTGCTTTTTCTGGTCCAAGTAGTGGAAATGAAGGTGATGAAATCAATGACGCAAATCTGCAACAAATTATGGAGGATTTTGATGGTTGA